Proteins from a genomic interval of Corvus moneduloides isolate bCorMon1 chromosome 6, bCorMon1.pri, whole genome shotgun sequence:
- the GTF2A1 gene encoding transcription initiation factor IIA subunit 1: MASSTNTNPVPKLYRSVIEDVINDVREVFLDEGVDEQVLMELKTLWENKLMQSKAVDGFHSEEQQLLLQVQQQQQQQQQQQHHHHHHHTPQPQQTVQQQSQPQQVLIPASQQAPQQQVIVPDSKLIPHMNASGMSAAATAATLALPAGVTPVQQILTNSGQILQVVRTANGAQYIIQPQQPVVLQQQVIPQMQPGGVQAPVIQQVLAPLPGGISQQTGVIIQPQQILFTGNKTQVIPTTVAAPTPAQAQIPAAGQQQPQQQQAQPQAPLVLQVDGTGDTSSEEEDDEEEEYDDDEEEEKEKDGGEDGQVEEEPLNSEDDVSDEEGQELFDTENVVVCQYDKIHRSKNKWKFHLKDGIMNLNGRDYVFSKAIGDAEW; encoded by the exons cctaaaTTGTACAGGTCTGTAATTGAAGATGTCATTAATGATGTCAGAGAAGTTTTTCTGGATGAAGGAGTGGATGAACAAGTTCTCATGGAACTCAAAACA CTGTGGGAGAACAAGCTGATGCAGTCTAAGGCTGTAGATGGCTTCCAttcagaagagcagcagcttttaTTGCAGGtgcaacaacagcaacagcagcagcagcaacagcagcatcatcaccaccaccatcacACACCTCAGCCGCAGCAGACTGTGCAGCAGCAGTCTCAGCCACAACAGGTCCTTATTCCAGCATCTCAGCAAG ctcctcagcagcaggttATTGTGCCAGATTCCAAGCTGATACCACATATGAATGCATCAGGCATG agtgctgcagccactgcagctaCATTGGCTCTCCCCGCTGGTGTTACTCCAGTTCAGCAGATACTTACAAATTCAG GCCAGATCCTCCAAGTAGTTAGAACTGCAAATGGAGCTCAGTATATTATTCAACCACAGCAGCCAGTGGTTCTACAGCAGCAGGTTATACCACAAATGCAGCCTGGCGGGGTACAAGCACCTGTTATTCAGCAG GTTTTGGCTCCtctccctggagggatttcccAGCAGACAGGAGTGATTATTCAGCCTCAGCAGATCCTGtttacaggaaataaaactcAAGTTATACCTACAACAGTGGCTGCCCCTACACCAGCTCAAGCACAGATTCCTGCAGCCggtcagcagcagccacagcaacagcaggcacAACCACAAGCACCACTTGTTCTCCAAGTTGATGGAACAGGGGACACATCATCTGAAGAAGAAGATGATGAGGAAGAAGAgtatgatgatgatgaagaggaggagaaagaaaaagatggggGTGAAGATGGCCAAGTTGAAGAG GAACCTCTGAACAGTGAAGATGATGTGAGTGACGAGGAAGGACAAGAACTGTTCGATACAGAAAATGTTGTTGTGTGCCAGTATGATAAG ATTCACAGAAgtaaaaacaaatggaaatttcATCTCAAAGATGGCATCATGAATCTTAATGGAAGAGATTATGTATTTTCCAAAGCCATTGGGGACGCAGAATGGTGa